A portion of the Scylla paramamosain isolate STU-SP2022 chromosome 2, ASM3559412v1, whole genome shotgun sequence genome contains these proteins:
- the LOC135114160 gene encoding extracellular matrix organizing protein FRAS1-like isoform X2, translated as MGESLVSQPGSCCPECVIDQSMCLMDGALKKSGDVWKSGKCQVCSCSRGEVTCYQPSCPLCPEGMVPMLNDNSDCCPLCQHITCSSHCSLCVSGNPEPLCTVCQKGFFRQSGMCVKECSKGTFQQGTECVPCHPSCSTCSDASNFHCTRCKESEVLHEGQCLSDCGRGFYASGGRCHPCHASCSECAGPGSDQCQVCPAKTFLHAGVCIEGCPRGYYAREQVCEKCEEECEVCGLGQCLRCRPSFFLEDGHCQEECSLGFYKSQDNTCLSCHPSCKTCNGARISSCTSCPHYLFLSGSYCLSVCPRGTYAEEGLCIPCHESCSHCLGKGHESCVECSQARQVVVVEGQEHTSGTCQDACPSTHQMQSNVCVAPPMGCEVWHVADQLHCQHCRAGWKQQRHSCVKECDPGFYYNPKKSVCTECDPRCKTCSGPGHRSCLTCHKRATLHPRKTGAECLTKCSRRHYLALDNTCQTCHPSCSVCALDHTNPTASICLRCKTDFRHTERDQCVQECSEGHFLNSNSDTCEKCHPHCATCNGPHVTSCLTCPEGTNLTTQGICEVIQCSSGFYLNQEGICSRCEGDCNTCSSDGFTCLTCHASQHLLYGKCVDQCPSMFFVDSNSDGECRECHWTCEKCLGPSVEDCLECREGTVQEGSSCLTECSSGLYQDGQKCRPCPGGCSLCNTSSTCLACHSPYLLQHGQCVTSCKPGTFANVFDNVCHECGSECEECSLFECLRCRLPHLLQGGQCVEHCSSNYLAESGVCHYNAVGPSLRLLGPLVAEYGKLSLLNDSVLHIMDADTSRDRLIVTLEELPSNGVLLRMVNGSSHKLKKNGSFTAAEMIESKIYYKYQTNQPLYGEMQLSVSDGHYKVGPEVISINVISFHSPRVVTNEPLLVFHGKAAPLSNKILKILDLDNPESVTIKLVDGPHHGQLSVAGEELVMFSLEELAQEQVIYSHDGSDKESDLVLLQASDEYNVVNLLLKVFIVDEGDTHPVLIRNLGAQVDMGGQVQISPQMLQASDIDSEDENLLFTLLPMLENSGQGKLALVIPLPAALDGFFNDGWTQMDETHLVRPTTSFTQRDVDEGRVWYLHSGDLMGGDGVSDQLLFSVADSSHPPNILADQTFIINVEPSSPGTEASPAPGTQLIATVQEGQALTLTPSHLSFSGMGPSEHLVYTITHPLGPLDGSLFHIDSPGLELRQFMQADISDMKIIYMPPFNDMGQEDKYFSFKFTVSDTMADGSNHLPEQKFTFHVVPQKGSQLSFAHPDPELIINSHETVVLQPELFELVSLSPEENVLFILLEAPLFGTITREAQGNSYLFTEEEGLDLIEMRQSRFLYNHDGSEATQDSMVFLALGHSSEASSRISITVRHHHTDNYRLLKSDNATLSLTLNEYESKVIGSSHLHFTDHRSRDEELVYTITFQPQFGSLVLTESPDVVRVLNKTNKFTQADIVWGHINYTSHTEIGPEEIEDQVSFNITDSGNNVLSNQVLRVTILSVDNSIPNVEVGGPVLVAEGGSMVVPATSIIALDLDTLPSKLEVVLDSQPIFGYLTNKDADNAVGSQGTAPLARFPLSALQDGSVWYIQSLHRDQEPDQDTFLFHVTDSKNDSPVERFNITIKPVNDEPPVVLGERVLVEKGQTIVIKNQSLSIFDTDSGAENLIISVEQVPQHGSLHRKKSASDSIKQSDRLVRGQYFTFQDILNGLILYSHDGSKYPEDVIQFLVSDGSHETGGIVEFEIVQERDMAPKLSISSSLTLRAGQMALVSQNLLKAEDADSDDENIKYVITRVPDSGSLEIHHLGSWVPLGVGSVFLQQDVQNGHIRFVHRNDARNDATDVLRFNLLDSEGNINLDQALHITVLEDHIPPRVVTNTGLTVLEDGSVPITHHLLSATDTEVAPAELQFSLVSGPTQGHLFMATSPEEAISSWSQETLETGGLLYRQQSEEEITSDHFVFTVSDGPNSISDTFHIIITPVDDQLPVLTTNVIKVQEGTRKVISEFEIQAADADTHDELLVVRMSELPQHGWLEVDGKQDARVFTMMELYSGAVSYVHDGSASSQDSFSVVVSDSTNSQYLQVGKQAPTSEPTTINVEVSKVEDGTPILRVNRGLHFLQQEAGTKGKNFITSHELLVEDKDTPPEKVQIIVTAGPTHGQLHLTSQKQPVSSFTQADITAGHIYYELTAPSHQVYSDQFSFEIRDDKSSVVPGNIFHIQWSLFVMGHKQYSVRETEKEINILVRKIGNLKQQSSVTCITHGGSARGRTKGTQQVDFTPVSNPLQFAEGEAEKYCVVPIQDDDIFEDSETFSVRLAEPSYGLLGRPRKSLITINDDEDKPLVMFDTSHFVVSETQGFIIAGMKRSGDTSVGVSVMCVSEDGTAIGSQPNHLANGTDFIHRLHDESSMVVFAPGITNSSCTVKIIDDHVFEMNEEFFLVLKDPSENTALGDHWRASVTIRGPNDESRIGFNPTEYIVSESEDTVSLRLERTGMDLSHTCSVWCTTGDSSQLEAQPSLDFVPHSEQVNFTAGQRSANCSIQLIDDKLNPKVEGREQFIVSLSTGQNASVSSSSSKAVVILTDKEDIPSIQFGAAEVTVRENQTMVRVPVIRSGDLSQKSYVRCSTRQRSAKANIDFIERPNTKDSVVTFHKGVSRMECEVSLIDDVIYEKEEKFIVKLSHPDSASVFRPHLGEDRVARVTIVDWEDRPRVSLEHGAYTTTQPPAVTPSVPFHIPIIRVGDSSQVLWVNVSTQDGSAMAGVDYEALSTQVEFVPGNARMELEVMLLHNPHNKAPRMFTLLLRPEDFTNTQLGTLISTSITVLPRVDGQGWILPAPPIVVSLPYYHSAADYVRKPASPGYPLVCVTPCEASYPGSNVTTEMCAEAGINVSSIQYSWEVAVPAEGGSGFTPFYSLSDDTNFANSHSKALESMFFARHFWVRCIATPTQGKGTHGIPLRSEAATIGSQNGVCETVMAPGLAGGLQGQSFKASLTYINASEEHHPNTIKVHIEIPHQDGMVPLISTLPIHNVRYLLTEEVYRTHHRCSNLDAAGGFLRSLQSPNSHEEYQGERESSSLQLYQHLDLKKCMWTFSAWFSMSELVDRCGGQVISDFQVGSSGQSFLTVRVPLYISRVHATSPPGWASLDHRTELSVSLYYNTLLWHRGPVTEPSLTARVQVTRMSLDDSGRLVIDITTQAKFRGQFVMQHPHLERYVSRLIPPAHLETQFSLELLWSASTWEGPEQTWRATSTYSLPDYTGEYKLELMACTAPPTQAYAVVDPPACMPHPPQAFPLPLAIQQSHRPVPLVYTLNTVFQLLNTPDLFLQDPREVDNLQKVDYLGSFGPGQTIYGRVLWHPSQDLHSAYQVYIQRVYLCAGADGYIPTYDPTGELYNEGPQYGCLKPSSTLKHRFLILDREQPYASEANLSLPGLKAHFARDLPEFSSLKQLSGVDGFLLDTDGLYQVNSGHQWYLQVLYTIGPHSERPRRETSLHSAITSTFSPELSYTSSERETITIELNKVPEEGTEELPTPSFLASLYTRNGTNMRSFQLESTSATAQNSIFLYVLYAVVALLVLLVIIIGIILIVKRFYNKSEKDKVIVVRSLKNEREEFRRRGETKALERPKTLPPNMTLNSESNLQTVKVKTLAITVRNNLEDEGTEV; from the exons ATGGGAGAGTCCCTAGTCAGTCAGCCTGGCTCCTGCTGCCCTGAGTGTGTCATAGACCAGTCCATGTGCCTTATGGATGGTGCACTCAAAAAA AGTGGGGATGTGTGGAAGTCTGGGAAATGTCAAGTGTGTTCCTGTAGCAGAGGAGAGGTCACTTGCTACCAGCCCTCCTGCCCTTTGTGTCCTGAGGGGATGGTACCCATGTTGAATGACAACAGTGACTGCTGTCCACTATGTCAACATATTACATGCTCCAGCCACTGCTCACTGTGTGTTTCTGGCAATCCTGAGCCATTGTGCACAGTCTGCCAAAAAGGTTTCTTTCGTCAGTCAGGAATGTGTGTCAAAGAGTGCAGTAAAGGCACCTTCCAGCAGGGCACAGAGTGTGTCCCGTGCCATCCGTCTTGCTCCACGTGCTCTGATGCATCCAACTTTCACTGCACAAG GTGCAAAGAGAGTGAGGTATTACACGAAGGCCAGTGTTTAAGTGACTGTGGTCGAGGATTTTATGCCAGTGGAGGAAGGTGCCATCCGTGCCATGCTTCCTGCAGTGAGTGTGCTGGGCCTGGATCTGACCAGTGCCAGGTGTGCCCTGCCAAGACTTTTCTGCATGCTGGTGTCTGCATTGAAGGCTGTCCCAGGGGATACTATGCCAG AGAGCAAGTTTGTGAAAAATGTGAGGAAGAGTGTGAGGTTTGTGGGTTGGGGCAGTGTCTGCGTTGCCGTCCGTCATTTTTTTTAGAGGATGGACATTGCCAGGAAGAATGCTCACTGGGCTTCTACAAGAGTCAAGATAACACTTGTCTTA GTTGCCATCCTTCATGCAAAACCTGCAATGGTGCCAGGATTTCTTCCTGTACTTCATGTCCTCATTACCTTTTCTTGAGTGGGTCATACTGCCTTAGCGTGTGCCCAAGAGGAACCTACGCTGAGGAAGGGCTGTGTATACCCTGCCATGAATCTTGCTCACATTGTTTAGGGAAAGGTCATGAGAG TTGTGTGGAGTGCTCCCAGGCCAGACAGGTTGTGGTAGTGGAAGGGCAGGAACACACATCAGGCACATGTCAAGATGCTTGTCCTTCAACTCACCAGATGCAAAGCAATGTATGTGTAG CACCCCCCATGGGCTGTGAGGTGTGGCACGTGGCAGATCAATTGCACTGTCAGCATTGCCGTGCTGGTTGGAAGCAGCAGAGACACAGCTGTGTGAAAGAATGTGATCCAGGTTTCTATTATAATCCCAAGAAAAGTGTCTGCACAG AGTGTGATCCACGGTGCAAGACTTGCTCAGGCCCCGGCCATAGGAGCTGCCTAACCTGCCACAAGAGAGCCACACTCCATCCAAGGAAAACTGGAGCAGAGTGTCTCACTAAATGCTCCCGGAGACATTATCTGGCATTAGATAACACATGCCAAA CCTGCCATCCATCGTGCAGTGTGTGTGCCCTTGACCACACCAACCCTACAGCCAGCATTTGTCTGCGGTGCAAGACAGACTTCAGGCACACTGAGAGGGACCAGTGTGTGCAAGAGTGCAGTGAGGGACATTTTCTGAATAGCAACTCAGACACTTGTGAGAAGTGCCATCCTCATTGTGCCACCTGTAATGGCCCTCATGTGACCAGCTGCCTCACTTGTCCTGAGGGAACCAACCTTACAACTCAG gGAATATGTGAAGTAATCCAGTGTTCAAGTGGCTTCTATTTGAATCAAGAGGGAATTTGCTCCAGATGTGAAGGAGACTGTAACACCTGCTCCAGTGATGGCTTCACTTGCCTCACCTGCCATGCTTCCCAACATCTACTCTATGGAAAGTGTGTTGATCAGTGTCCCTCCATGTTTTTTGTGGACTCAAATTCTGATGGAGAGTGTCGAGAATGTCACTGGACCTGTGAAAAATGTTTGGGTCCTTCAGTGGAGGACTGTCTTGAGTGCAGGGAGGGCACAGTACAGGAAGGAAGCAGCTGCCTCACTGAGTGTTCCTCAG GGCTCTACCAAGATGGCCAGAAGTGTCGTCCCTGTCCTGGAGGCTGCAGTCTGTGTAACACCAGCTCCACCTGCCTGGCCTGCCACAGTCCCTACTTGCTGCAACATGGCCAGTGTGTGACCTCCTGCAAACCAGGAACTTTTGCCAATGTATTTGATAACGTTTGCCATG AATGTGGAAGTGAGTGCGAGGAGTGTTCCCTGTTCGAGTGTTTACGCTGCCGCCTGCCCCACCTGCTTCAGGGAGGCCAGTGTGTGGAGCACTGCAGTTCCAACTACCTGGCAGAGTCTGGAGTCTGTCACTACAATGCTGTGGGACCTTCCCTTCGCCTCTTGGGTCCTCTAGTTGCTGAGTATGGAAAATTGTCTCTTCTGAATGACTCTGTTCTGCACATTATGGATGCTGACACTTCTAGAGATAGACTAATTGTCACATTAGAAGAATTACCCTCAAATGGAGTTCTCCTGAGAATGGTCAATGGCAGCAGTCATAAGTTGAAGAAGAATGGCAGCTTCACTGCTGCTGAAATGATTGAGAGCAAGATATACTACAAGTATCAGACAAACCAGCCACTGTATGGAGAGATGCAATTAAGTGTGTCAGATGGCCACTACAAGGTTGGACCAGAAGTGATCTCTATAAATGtgatttcatttcattctcccAGAGTGGTTACCAATGAACCTTTGCTGGTATTTCATGGGAAGGCAGCACCATTAAGTAATAAAATTTTAAAGATTCTTGACCTAGACAATCCAGAAAGTGTAACCATCAAATTAGTGGATGGGCCACACCATGGCCAGCTGTCTGTGGCTGGGGAGGAACTGGTCATGTTCTCCTTGGAGGAACTGGCTCAAGAACAAGTGATATACTCCCATGATGGCTCAGATAAGGAATCTGACCTTGTTCTTCTCCAGGCCAGTGATGAGTATAATGTGGTGAACTTACTGTTGAAAGTTTTCATTGTTGATGAGGGAGACACACATCCTGTGCTGATCAGGAATCTTGGTGCACAAGTGGATATGGGTGGACAAGTGCAGATCTCTCCTCAGATGCTGCAGGCTTCTGACATTGATTCAGAAGATGAAAATTTACTCTTTACTCTTCTGCCTATGCTGGAAAATTCTGGCCAGG GCAAATTGGCCTTGGTCATACCACTGCCTGCTGCCCTGGATGGCTTCTTTAATGATGGATGGACTCAGATGGATGAAACACACTTGGTGAGGCCCACCACAAG CTTCACCCAGCGGGATGTGGACGAGGGCCGGGTGTGGTACTTGCATTCTGGGGATCTGATGGGAGGTGATGGTGTGTCAGATCAGCTGTTGTTCTCAGTAGCTGATAGTTCTCACCCACCTAACATCCTGGCTGACCAAACATTCATCATAAATGTGGAACCCTCAAGCCCAGGGACTGAAGCATCCCCTGCACCAGGCACTCAGCTGATTGCCACA GTACAAGAGGGGCAAGCATTAACTCTGACCCCCAGCCACCTGTCTTTCTCTGGGATGGGTCCTTCAGAGCACTTGGTGTACACCATCACACATCCTCTAGGGCCTCTGGATGGCTCCCTGTTTCACATTGACTCTCCTGGCCTTGAGCTGCGACAGTTCATGCAAGCAGACATTAGTGACATGAAGATAATCTACATGCCTCCATTTAATGATATGGGACAAGAGGATAAATATTTCAGTTTTAAATTTACAG TCTCAGACACAATGGCAGATGGGTCAAATCATCTCCCAGAACAGAAGTTTACCTTCCATGTGGTGCCCCAAAAAGGAAGTCAACTCTCATTTGCCCATCCTGATCCTGAGCTCATCATAAACAGT CATGAGACAGTAGTGCTGCAGCCTGAACTTTTTGAACTGGTCAGCCTGTCACCAGAAGAAAATGTGTTATTTATTCTTCTAGAGGCCCCTCTCTTTGGCACCATCACAAGAGAGGCACAAGGAAATTCATACCTATTCACAGAGG AAGAAGGCCTTGATCTCATTGAAATGAGACAGTCCCGTTTTCTGTACAATCATGATGGTTCTGAAGCGACCCAGGACTCCATGGTGTTCCTGGCCCTGGGACACTCCTCTGAGGCCAGTTCTCGCATTAGTATCACAGTGCGTCATCACCACACTGACAACTACCGCCTGCTCAAGAGTGACAATGCCACATTGTCTCTGACATTAAATGAAT ATGAATCAAAAGTCATCGGCAGTTCTCACCTCCACTTCACAGATCATCGCTCCCGAGATGAGGAACTTGTATACACTATAACATTCCAGCCACAGTTTGGTTCCCTAGTTCTGACAGAATCACCTGATGTTGTAAGAGTGCTTAATAAGACTAACAAGTTCACACAAGCAGATATTGTATGGGGCCACATCAACTATACCTCTCACACAGAGATTGGCCCAGAGGAAATAGAGGACCAGGTGTCCTTCAATATCACAGATTCTGGAAACAATGTGCTTTCAAATCAG GTATTAAGAGTAACAATTCTTAGTGTGGACAACAGCATTCCCAATGTGGAGGTAGGAGGCCCAGTGCTAGTGGCTGAGGGAGGCAGCATGGTGGTGCCTGCTACTTCTATCATTGCTTTAGATCTGGACACACTACCATCCAAACTTGAGGTGGTGTTAGATTCACAGCCAATCTTTGGATATCTTACCAACAAAGATGCAG ACAATGCAGTTGGTTCTCAAGGAACAGCTCCCTTGGCCAGGTTTCCTCTGTCAGCCTTGCAGGACGGCAGTGTGTGGTACATCCAGTCACTGCACCGTGACCAGGAGCCTGACCAGgacacttttctctttcatgttaCTGATAGTAAAAATGATTCTCCAGTTGAAAGATTTAATATAACTATcaag CCTGTCAATGATGAACCACCAGTTGTCTTGGGAGAAAGAGTGCTTGTTGAAAAAGGGCAAACTATTGTGATTAAAAACCAGTCCCTTTCCATATTTGACACAGACTCTGGAGCTGAGAACCTCATAATAAGTGTGGAGCAGGTGCCACAGCATG GCTCATTACACAGGAAGAAGTCAGCATCAGATTCCATCAAGCAAAGTGACCGTCTTGTGCGTGGGCAATACTTCACTTTTCAGGACATACTGAATGGCTTGATACTATACAGTCATGATGGCTCAAAGTACCCTGAGGATGTCATCCAATTTTTG GTGAGTGATGGAAGTCATGAAACAGGTGGAATTGTGGAGTTTGAAATAGTGCAGGAAAGAGACATGGCTCCAAAATTGAGCATCTCCTCCAGTCTGACCCTGAGGGCTGGCCAGATGGCTCTTGTATCTCAGAATCTTCTTAAGGCTGAGGATGCTGACTCagatgatgaaaatattaagTATGTGATCACTCGGGTGCCAGACTCAGGGAGCCTTGAAATCCATCACCTGGGCTCCTGGGTGCCTCTTGGAGTGGGATCCGTCTTCCTGCAGCAGGATGTTCAGAATGGTCACATCCG GTTTGTGCACCGTAATGATGCACGTAATGATGCTACAGATGTTCTCCGATTTAACCTTCTGGACTCCGAAGGAAACATTAATTTGGATCAAGCACTGCACATCACTGTGTTGGAAGATCACATACCTCCACGTGTAGTCACTAACACGGGTCTTACAGTCTTAGAGGATGGCAGTGTTCCCATCACACACCACCTCCTTTCAGCCACTGATACAGAGGTGGCTCCAGCAGAATTACAGTTCTCA TTGGTGAGTGGGCCTACTCAGGGACACCTCTTTATGGCAACCTCACCTGAGGAAGCAATATCAAGCTGGAGTCAGGAAACACTGGAGACAGGTGGCTTGCTGTACCGCCAGCAAAGTGAGGAAGAAATCACCAGTGACCACTTTGTCTTTACTGTATCAGATGG aCCTAACAGCATCTCGGACACTTTCCACATCATCATTACACCTGTAGATGACCAGCTTCCTGTTCTCACCACAAATGTCATCAAAGTTCAAGAAGGAACAAGGAAAGTTATCTCTGAATTTGAAATTCAAGCTGCTGATGCAGATACTCATGATGAACTTCTGGTGGTGAGGATGAGTGAGTTGCCACAACACGGATGGTTGGAGGTTGATGGGAAACAGGATGCAAGG GTCTTCACTATGATGGAACTTTATTCTGGGGCTGTGTCTTATGTACATGATGGATCAGCCTCCTCACAGGACTCATTTAGTGTGGTCGTCTCAGACTCCACTAACAGCCAGTACCTGCAGGTAGGGAAGCAAGCTCCCACTAGTGAACCAACCACCATTAATGTGGAGGTCTCTAAGGTGGAAGATGGCACCCCAATCCTTAGAGTAAATAGAGGACTTCACTTCTTGCAGCAAGAAGCTGGAACCAAG GGAAAAAATTTCATCACAAGCCATGAGTTGCTAGTGGAGGACAAAGACACTCCTCCTGAGAAGGTACAGATAATAGTAACAGCTGGCCCAACCCATGGACAGCTGCACCTTACCTCTCAGAAGCAACCAGTATCTTCTTTTACACAAG CTGACATAACAGCAGGTCACATCTACTATGAACTCACTGCCCCCTCCCACCAAGTGTACAGTGATCAGTTTAGCTTTGAAATAAGAGATGATAAATCCAGTGTTGTACCTGGCAACATTTTCCACATCCAATGGTCTTTGTTTGTCATGGGCCACAAACAATACAGTgtgagagaaactgaaaaagagaTTAATATTCTGGTGAGGAAGATTGGTAACTTGAAGCAACAGTCCTCAGTGACCTGCATCACACATGGAGGGTCTGCCAGAGGGCGCACCAAAGGAACACAACAGGTGGACTTTACGCCTGTTTCTAACCCTCTCCAGTTTgcagaaggagaagcagaaaagtaCTGTGTTGTCCCGATCCAGGACGATGACATTTTTGAAGACTCTGAAACATTTAGTGTGAGGCTGGCAGAACCAAGCTATGGTCTTTTGGGACGGCCCAGAAAATCACTGATAactattaatgatgatgaagataaaccATTAGTCATGTTTGATACTAGTCATTTTGTTGTAAGTGAGACTCAAGGTTTCATCATTGCTGGAATGAAACGATCTGGAGACACAAGTGTTGGAGTATCTGTGATGTGTGTTAGTGAGGATGGAACTGCCATAGGTTCTCAGCCAAACCATTTAGCCAATGGAACTGACTTTATTCACCGTTTACATGATGAGTCTTCTATGGTTGTGTTTGCTCCTGGCATTACAAATTCCTCATGCACTGTGAAAATCATAGACGACCATGTTTTTGAAATGAATGaagagttttttttagtgttgaaggACCCATCTGAGAACACAGCACTTGGAGATCATTGGAGGGCGTCTGTCACCATTAGGGGACCAAATGATGAGAGCAGAATTGGTTTCAACCCAACTGAATATATTGTGTCAGAGAGTGAAGATACAGTAAGTCTTAGATTGGAGAGGACTGGAATGGACCTGAGTCATACCTGCAGTGTATGGTGTACCACAGGGGACAGCTCCCAGCTGGAGGCTCAGCCTTCACTTGACTTTGTTCCCCATTCAGAACAAGTGAATTTTACAGCTGGGCAAAGAAGTGCAAACTGCTCTATTCAGCTGATTGATGATAAACTGAATCccaaagtggaaggaagggagcaatTTATTGTGTCTCTCAGCACTGGGCAGAATGCCTCtgttagcagcagcagctcaaAGGCTGTTGTGATACTGACAGACAAGGAGGACATCCCCTCAATACAGTTTGGAGCAGCAGAGGTTACAGTGCGAGAAAACCAGACCATGGTTAGGGTTCCAGTGATACGATCAGGTGACTTGAGTCAAAAGTCTTATGTTCGGTGCTCAACACGCCAGAGATCAGCCAAAGCAAATATAGATTTCATTGAACGACCCAATACAAAGGATTCAGTTGTCACATTCCATAAGGGAGTCTCAAGGATGGAGTGTGAAGTGAGCTTGATAGATGATGTCatttatgaaaaggaagaaaagttcaTTGTGAAACTATCTCATCCAGATTCTGCATCTGTCTTCCGTCCCCACCTTGGGGAGGACAGGGTGGCACGAGTAACTATTGTAGACTGGGAGGATCGTCCAAGAGTGTCACTCGAACATGGTGCATATACCACCACTCAGCCGCCTGCTGTTACTCCCTCTGTCCCCTTCCACATCCCTATCATCAGAGTGGGAGACTCATCACAGGTGTTGTGGGTGAATGTGTCGACCCAGGATGGCTCAGCTATGGCAGGAGTGGATTATGAGGCACTTAGCACACAAGTGGAATTTGTCCCTGGGAATGCCAG aATGGAATTGGAGGTGATGCTGCTGCACAACCCTCACAACAAAGCACCACGGATGTTCACATTGCTGTTGAGGCCTGAGGATTTCACCAATACTCAGCTTGGGACTCTTATATCCACATCAATTACTGTTCTGCCACGTGTGGATGGACAGGGATGGATTCTCCCAGCACCTCCTATTGttgtctcccttccttactaCCATAGTGCTGCGGATTATGTAAGGAAACCTGCCAGCCCAGGCTACCCTCTGGTTTGTGTGACTCCCTGTGAGGCCAGCTACCCAGGGAGTAATGTTACAACAGAAATGTGCGCTGAAGCAGGAATCAATGTTTCATCCATCCAATACTCATGGGAGGTGGCAGTTCCTGCTGAGGGAGGCAGTGGCTTCACTCCCTTCTATTCTCTTTCAGATGACACAAACTTTGCAAATTCTCACAGCAAGGCACTTGAATCCATGTTTTTTGCACGGCACTTTTGGGTTCGGTGTATTGCCACTCCCACCCAAGGCAAAGGTACACATGGCATTCCTCTGCGAAGTGAGGCTGCAACAATTGGAAGCCAGAATGGGGTATGTGAGACCGTGATGGCTCCAGGACTTGCTGGTGGGCTGCAGGGTCAATCCTTCAAGGCCTCCCTTACTTATATTAATGCCTCTGAAGAGCATCATCCCAATACTATCAAAGTTCATATTGAAATTCCCCACCAAGATGGCATGGTTCCCCTAATATCAACTCTTCCTATACATAACGTGCGCTACCTGCTGACAGAGGAAGTGTATCGCACACACCACCGCTGCTCCAACTTAGATGCTGCTGGAGGGTTCTTGAGATCTCTACAGTCTCCCAATTCTCATGAAGAATaccagggtgagagagag AGTAGTTCCCTACAACTGTATCAACACCTTGACTTGAAGAAGTGCATGTGGACATTTTCTGCTTGGTTCTCAATGTCAGAGTTGGTTGACCGCTGTGGGGGGCAAGTGATATCAGATTTCCAG GTTGGATCAAGTGGTCAGAGTTTCCTGACTGTGCGTGTTCCTCTGTACATCTCACGAGTCCATGCCACATCTCCCCCTGGCTGGGCATCCCTTGACCACCGCACAGAGCTTTCAGTATCACTCTACTACAACACTCTCCTGTGGCACCGCGGACCCGTCACTGAGCCCTCCCTTACTGCCAGGGTGCAG GTGACAAGGATGTCTCTGGATGACTCTGGACGACTGGTGATTGACATAACAACTCAAGCAAAATTTCGAGGCCAGTTTGTGATGCAGCATCCGCATCTGGAGCGGTATGTTTCCCGCCTCATTCCACCAGCACACTTGGAGACACAGTTCTCCTTGGAACTCCTGTGGTCAGCCTCTACCTGGGAAGGGCCAGAGCAG ACCTGGCGAGCAACCAGCACCTACAGTCTGCCAGACTATACAGGGGAGTACAAACTTGAATTGATGGCCTGCACAGCTCCCCCAACACAGGCATATGCTGTTGTTGATCCCCCAGCCTGCATGCCTCACCCTCCTCAAGCCTTCCCTCTGCCACTGGCCATTCAGCAGAGCCACCGTCCTGTGCCTCTGGTTTATACTCTCAACACAGTGTTCCAGCTCCTCAACACTCCTGACCTCTTTCTCCAGGATCCTCGAGAAGTAGATAATTTACAG AAAGTTGACTACTTGGGCAGCTTTGGTCCAGGACAGACTATATATGGCCGTGTGCTGTGGCATCCCAGTCAGGACCTTCACTCAGCCTACCAGGTTTACATTCAGCGTGTCTACCTCTGTGCTGGTGCTGATGG GTATATTCCTACATATGACCCAACAGGAGAGCTTTATAATGAAGGTCCTCAGTATGGCTGCCTCAAGCCCTCCAGCACACTGAAGCACAGGTTTCttattctg gATCGAGAGCAGCCTTATGCAAGTGAAGCCAATTTAAGCCTTCCAGGATTGAAAGCCCATTTTGCTCGTGACCTTCCTGAGTTTTCATCTCTCAAGCAGCTCTCTGGAGTGGATGGCTTCCTCCTTGACACTGATGGCTTGTATCAGGTCAACTCAGGCCATCAGTGGTACTTACAG GTGCTGTACACAATTGGTCCCCATAGTGAGCGGCCACGTCGGGAGACAAGCCTTCACTCTGCAATAACAAGTACATTTTCACCTGAGCTCAGTTACACTTCATctgaaagagaaacaataacaattgAACTCAATAAAGTGCCTGAAGAAGGGACAGAAGAACTTCCAACTCCATCCTTCTTGGCATCTTTGTACACAAGAAATGGAACAAATATGAGAAGCTTTCAGCTGGAATCAACAAGTGCCACAGCACAAaattctattttcctttatgtatTATATGCAGTGGTTGCACTTTTGGTATTGTTAGTGATTATAATTGGAATAATTTTAATAGTGAAACGATTTTATAACAAATCAGAAAAAGACAAGGTGATTGTTGTGCGCAGCTTAAAGAATGAACGTGAAGAGTTTAGAAGAAGAGGTGAAACAAAAGCATTAGAAAGACCGAAAACATTGCCTCCCAATATGACATTGAATAGTGAAAGCAATCTTCAGACGGTGAAAGTGAAGACATTAGCAATAACAGTAAGAAATAATCTTGAAGATGAGGGAACCGAAGTGTAG